A region of the Polynucleobacter sp. MWH-Braz-FAM2G genome:
CAAGGTGGCCGTTAAAGGTGAGGGCGCATCTCGTCGCGCTGCAGAACAAGCTGCCGCAAAAATGGCTTTATTAGCAGTGCTAAAAGCCTTGCCACAAGAATCACGTAAACCCAAGAAAACTCGGTCTGCCAAGAAAAAGGCGGCTAAAAAAGAAGCAACTGAAGAACAATTAAATCTTAAGCTGAAGGGCTAATCGTGTTTAGATGCGGCACCATCGCCATCGTTGGGCGTCCCAATATGGGCAAATCAACCTTGCTCAATGCGCTAGTTGGTCAAAAAATTAGCATTACCTCGCGTAAGGCGCAAACTACTCGTCATCGGATTTTAGGGATTCAGAATCGGGAAGAAGCGCAATTTATTTTTATCGATACGCCTGGTTTTCAAACGCGCTTGATGAATACCTTGAACAAGGCGCTGAACCGAACTGTCACCACTGCTTTACAGGATGTGAATGTGGTCTGCTTTGTGGTTGAAGCTGGCTACTTTGGTGAAGACGATAAGAAAGTATTGAAGCTACTCCCGGATGATTTGCCGGTGGTTCTAGTTCTAAATAAGCTGGACTTATTTAATAGCAAATTTCAAGCGCCCTCTGAGCGTGATCAAGCATTGTTGAGTTTTATTAAGGAAATGGCTCGCCCTTGGTGTGAGTTGGGTGGTCATGAGGATCAGAAGTGTGAGTTTGCTGAAATCGTTCCCATGAGTGCAAAGAGTCCAGGTGATATCGAAAGATTGCTGGATGTCCTTGAGGGGTATCTACCTGAAGCTCCAGCTGTTTACGACGGCGATACTATTACGGATCGTAGCGAGCGTTTCTTGGCAGCTGAAATTCTGCGTGAAAAAGTGTTTCGCTTTACGGGCGAAGAGTTGCCTTACACCAGCACTGTAGTGATTGATCAATTTAGGATGGATGGCAAAATGCGTCGCATAGCGGCGACCATTTTGGTCGATCGCGACAGTCACAAGGCAATGATTATTGGGCAAAAGGGCGAGCGCCTCAAAAAGATTTCAACGGATGCTCGTATCGATATGGAGAAGCTTTTCGACGGCAAGGTTTTCTTGGAGACCTGGGTCAAAGTGAAGCGTGGCTGGGCGGATGATCGTGCCGAACTTCGGGCGCAAGGGTTGGAATAAGTTAAATGGCTTCGATTCGCGTTGCTGACGAGCCTGCCTTTGTATTGCACAGCATCCCCTATAAAGAAACAAGCTTAATACTGGACGTTTTTACTCGGCAGTATGGACGCATGGCCTTGATCGCCAAGGGTGCTAAACGTCCGCATTCAACTCTTAGGCCTGTATTGCAACGCTTCCAACCACTTCTGGTTTCTTGGAGTGGTAAATCTGAACTCCGTACCCTAACTAAATCTGAGTGGGTCGGTGGCATGCCATCCTTGGTGGGTGACGCTTTGCTCTGCGGGTTTTATTTAAATGAATTGCTAGTCAAGTTTTTAGCGCGTGAGGATGATTACGAAAAGTTGTATGACCGCTATGCGGAAACAATTAACGCTTTATCTAATCTAGAATTTGGGTCAAAGGGCTTAGAAGAAATTTTGCGCCCATTTGAGTTATCGCTTCTTCAAGAGACGGGGTATGCGGCGGCCCTTGATCGTTGTGTTGAAACTAATGAAATGCCTATTGCCCATGAGCAGTATGTATACCAACCAGAGCGAGGTGTTCGTCCTATTCAGGTGGACGATCCAGGGCATTGGCCAGTACTCACTGGAAAATCGCTATTAGCAATTGCCGTGGGAGATTTTTCTGATCCAGACACGCTTTCAGAAAGCAAGCAATTGATGCGTTTTTTGCTAGGCTTGCATTTGCAAGATCAGGTTTTAACAACTCGTCAAATTTTGATTGATTTAAAGAAAATCTAGTAATCTACTGAGATGAAGCGCCCCCCAACCCTAGAGCTCGGAATTAATATTGATCATATTGCTACGCTGCGTAATGCGCGTGGCACGGTATATCCCGATCCATTAAAGGCGGCACAACTGGCAGAAGAGGCTGGCGCTGATTTAATTACTTTGCATTTACGTGAAGACCGACGCCATATTAAAGATGCAGATTTATTTGCCCTGAGACCATTGATACAAACACGCATGAATCTCGAATGTGCAGTCACGCCTGAGATGATCGATATTGCTTGTAAGGTGCGTCCTCATGATGTGTGCTTAGTACCAGAGAAGCGTGAGGAAGTGACAACCGAGGGCGGTCTGGATGTATTGGGTCATTTTGAAGCCACTAAAGCAGCAACCAAAAAGTTGGTTGATGTTGGGATTCGGGTGTCATTATTTATTGATCCTGAAGAAAAGCAAATTCAGGCTGCTAAGGACGTTGGTGCAACTGTGGTGGAGTTACACACTGGCCGTTATGCGGATTTATCGGGAGCAGATCAAGTTAAAGAATTGGAACGTATTCGGAAGGCAGCTATCTTTGGCAAAAGCATTGGTCTTAGGGTCAATGCTGGTCATGGGTTAAATGAAGGTAATGTCATGCCCATCGCAGCCATCAAAGAGTTATCCGAGCTTAATATTGGGCACGCGATTGTGGCTGAAGCTGTATTCAAGGGTTGGCAAAATGCAATTGAGGATATGAAAGCCTTGATGGTTCGCGGTCGCAACCCAGATCATGTGCCAACTGTTTAGTGGCTGGAAACATAATGATCATTGGAATTGGAACCGATATTCTTCAAATTGAGCGTTTGCAAGCGGCCTACGAGCGCACTAAAGGACGCCTAGCTGAAAAAATTTTAGGCCCTGATGAGATGGTGATATTTCAGCATCGTTTGGCTAGAAATCACAAACGTGGCATGGCTTTCTTGGCAACCCGTTTTGCAGCCAAAGAAGCATTTTCAAAAGCAATCGGCTTGGGTATGAGGATGCCAATGACATGGCGCTCGCTGCAAACTTTAAATGAATCAAGTGGAAAACCTGTGACAAGCTATTTGGGAAAGTTAGCTCAATTTATGCAAGAGAAGAATTGGGAGGCTCATGTAACAGTCAGTGATGAGCAAGATATGGCGATTGCTCATGTAATCGTTACTCAAAAGTAAATTTAATTAATTATCTTTAGCAATCATCTCGAGGAAGAGGAATAGATGAGCAAATCAATCATGGCGCCTGGGCCAGTCACTTTAGATGTCATTGGTCTTGAGTTAAATGCTGAAGATCGTCGTCGCATCCTCCACCCTCTTACTGGAGGTGTAATCTTATTCGGTAGAAACTTTTCTAATCGTCAGCAACTGACTAAATTAACAGCCTCTATTAAAAAGCTACGTCCTGATGTTTTGATTTCAATCGATCATGAGGGTGGGCGTGTGCAGCGCTGTAGAGCAGATGGTTTTACCCATTTACCAGCAATGCGTAAGCTAGGTGACTTGTGGGGGGTAAAAAACAAATCAACGCATCCTGCTGAATCTGCTGCAATCGCTATGGCTGCGGCGACTGCTTGTGGGTATGTGCTTGCCTCTGAATTGCGCGCATGCGGAGTTGACTTTAGTTTTACCCCAGTATTGGATTTAGACTTTGGCCGCAGTGGCGTGATTGGAGATCGATCATTTAGTCGCGATCCTCAAATTGTCTTTGCGTTGGCGAAGAGTTTAAATGAGGGTTTGCGCCTCGGGGGAATGGCTAACTGTGGAAAACATTTTCCCGGGCATGGTTGGGCTGAAGCAGATTCTCATGTGGCCATACCAGTGGATGAGCGTAGCTTAAAGCAAATTCTGAATGATGATGCCAAGCCATATGAATGGTTGGATTTAAGCTTGGCAGCTGTGATGCCAGCTCACGTAATTTATCCGAAGGTGGATAAAAATCCAGCGGGTTTTTCAAAGATCTGGCTTCACTCCATCTTGCGACAAGAGTTGGGATTTGAAGGCGTAATCTTTAGTGACGATCTTTCGATGGAAGGTGCCAGTGTTGCAGGGTCGGTAGTTAAGGGCGCTGAAATGGCCTTGGATGCTGGCTGCGATGCAGTGTTGATCTGTAACCGTCCGGACTTAGCAGATCAGCTTTTGAGTAAGCTTAAGGTATCAAAAGCTAAGCAGGAAGAATCAAAAGAGCGTTTAAATAAATTAATGCCAACTGCAATATCACCTGCTTGGGATGCACTTCAAAGCGAGTCTGAATATCAGCATGCCAAAGGTTTGCTGCAGCAGTTAGACTTGATTGACTAGATATAGCCTATTTTTTGCTAATTCTCTCCCATTCGGAGAGAACATATTTTTTAATGTCATATCCTTGTGGTCTTGCGCAAACAATAGTCTCTACATCGACGGGCTGATAAATTTTCTGGAGTCTGAGTGAATCACCTTTGGTAGAAAAATTTGGCATCCAAGATCCCCAAAAAAACCCAATACTTTCGAGTTCAATATAGGCATTTGCTGCTGCCTCTTGCTCAATAGGGATATCTAAATAGATTGAGGCAAGCTTCATGGTCTCTAGTTTTCGAAGCTCATGTTTTACTGCGGCGATTAAATCACCACCAATGCGATCAATAGCAATGTTAGCGGTTTGGATGCTGGAATTCACTACGGTATGAAAGGTTGTTGCGCCGTTCGCCCTTAAATTAGTACTCACTATTTTGCGTGGCAGATTTAAATCAAGTGCTAATGATTGAGCATGTTCGATATGCTGAGATGGAATATAGATCGTATGCGGACGGTCATTGAGTGGCAAATAAAATGCCAATAATGACATGCGGGTATCTGGGTGATTTTCCAATCCCTTCATGGAAATAGTTGCAGGCGTATCCCCAATAAATAATCCCGTTTCCTTTGCATTAAATGCGATCATTTCATGCTGGCTATACGGGTGATTGGTAACACACTCTGTCCAAAATCCTGGTAAAGAGAGTTCTTGGGCAATCTCGATTCTTTTTTTTGCCATGATTTCAGCAATGTGGCGCCCCCTGAAATTGGGATCCACCATCATTTTTCCTGCTTCTGGCGAAACGTTGTGGGCGCCATCAAAGGTTAGCGCACAGTGTCCAATGATTTGACCATCATCAAGTTTAGCGACGACTGAGTGCATCAACTTACTCTCGATAATTTCTTGTAGTTGGTCGATGTTGTACATGATGGTGTTGGGATAAGTATCTCCATAACAGCGACGCACGCAATCAATTAATTGCGGTAATTCGCTAATTGCAAGTCGAGAAATTTTCAAGGGAAGATTGCTATTCATAGTGTGGATATTATGAGGCTAAGCTACAAATTAAAAAAGCCCGGATAACCGGGCTTTTAGGCTTCAGCAGATAGCTAATTAGTTAGCGCGGCTGCGGTATTCGCCTGTACGAGTATCGATTTCGATTTTATCGCCAGTGTTGCAGAACAAAGGAACTTGCAATTCATAGCCAGTTGCCAATTTTGCGCTCTTCAATACTTTGCCAGAACTGGTATCACCTTTAACTGCAGGTTCTGTGTAAATGATTTCACGAACCAATGAGTTTGGCATAGCTACTGAGAGTGCTTTACCTTCGTAGAACACAAC
Encoded here:
- the era gene encoding GTPase Era, with the translated sequence MGKSTLLNALVGQKISITSRKAQTTRHRILGIQNREEAQFIFIDTPGFQTRLMNTLNKALNRTVTTALQDVNVVCFVVEAGYFGEDDKKVLKLLPDDLPVVLVLNKLDLFNSKFQAPSERDQALLSFIKEMARPWCELGGHEDQKCEFAEIVPMSAKSPGDIERLLDVLEGYLPEAPAVYDGDTITDRSERFLAAEILREKVFRFTGEELPYTSTVVIDQFRMDGKMRRIAATILVDRDSHKAMIIGQKGERLKKISTDARIDMEKLFDGKVFLETWVKVKRGWADDRAELRAQGLE
- the recO gene encoding DNA repair protein RecO; translation: MASIRVADEPAFVLHSIPYKETSLILDVFTRQYGRMALIAKGAKRPHSTLRPVLQRFQPLLVSWSGKSELRTLTKSEWVGGMPSLVGDALLCGFYLNELLVKFLAREDDYEKLYDRYAETINALSNLEFGSKGLEEILRPFELSLLQETGYAAALDRCVETNEMPIAHEQYVYQPERGVRPIQVDDPGHWPVLTGKSLLAIAVGDFSDPDTLSESKQLMRFLLGLHLQDQVLTTRQILIDLKKI
- the pdxJ gene encoding pyridoxine 5'-phosphate synthase — protein: MKRPPTLELGINIDHIATLRNARGTVYPDPLKAAQLAEEAGADLITLHLREDRRHIKDADLFALRPLIQTRMNLECAVTPEMIDIACKVRPHDVCLVPEKREEVTTEGGLDVLGHFEATKAATKKLVDVGIRVSLFIDPEEKQIQAAKDVGATVVELHTGRYADLSGADQVKELERIRKAAIFGKSIGLRVNAGHGLNEGNVMPIAAIKELSELNIGHAIVAEAVFKGWQNAIEDMKALMVRGRNPDHVPTV
- the acpS gene encoding holo-ACP synthase, with the protein product MIIGIGTDILQIERLQAAYERTKGRLAEKILGPDEMVIFQHRLARNHKRGMAFLATRFAAKEAFSKAIGLGMRMPMTWRSLQTLNESSGKPVTSYLGKLAQFMQEKNWEAHVTVSDEQDMAIAHVIVTQK
- the nagZ gene encoding beta-N-acetylhexosaminidase gives rise to the protein MSKSIMAPGPVTLDVIGLELNAEDRRRILHPLTGGVILFGRNFSNRQQLTKLTASIKKLRPDVLISIDHEGGRVQRCRADGFTHLPAMRKLGDLWGVKNKSTHPAESAAIAMAAATACGYVLASELRACGVDFSFTPVLDLDFGRSGVIGDRSFSRDPQIVFALAKSLNEGLRLGGMANCGKHFPGHGWAEADSHVAIPVDERSLKQILNDDAKPYEWLDLSLAAVMPAHVIYPKVDKNPAGFSKIWLHSILRQELGFEGVIFSDDLSMEGASVAGSVVKGAEMALDAGCDAVLICNRPDLADQLLSKLKVSKAKQEESKERLNKLMPTAISPAWDALQSESEYQHAKGLLQQLDLID
- a CDS encoding GNAT family N-acetyltransferase, with the protein product MNSNLPLKISRLAISELPQLIDCVRRCYGDTYPNTIMYNIDQLQEIIESKLMHSVVAKLDDGQIIGHCALTFDGAHNVSPEAGKMMVDPNFRGRHIAEIMAKKRIEIAQELSLPGFWTECVTNHPYSQHEMIAFNAKETGLFIGDTPATISMKGLENHPDTRMSLLAFYLPLNDRPHTIYIPSQHIEHAQSLALDLNLPRKIVSTNLRANGATTFHTVVNSSIQTANIAIDRIGGDLIAAVKHELRKLETMKLASIYLDIPIEQEAAANAYIELESIGFFWGSWMPNFSTKGDSLRLQKIYQPVDVETIVCARPQGYDIKKYVLSEWERISKK